One stretch of Qipengyuania gelatinilytica DNA includes these proteins:
- a CDS encoding response regulator, which yields MTDTAPTSLLLVDDERTLREPLAEYLSGQGFAVREAESAAQARSLLETEMPDLVLLDIMMPGEDGLSLCRHLVESRQLPVILLTAKGEAMDRIVGLEIGADDYVTKPFEPRELVARIRSVLRRTDRSGPAPAEDLVYRFEGWTLDPLKRRLTDPEGTLVPISTAEFRMLRAFCDHPRQVLDRDQLLDMVQGREAHLFDRAVDNQISRLRRKIEADTRNPQFIQTVRGGGYRLAADVTRVPA from the coding sequence ATGACCGATACAGCGCCTACCTCACTCCTGCTTGTCGATGACGAGCGCACCTTGCGCGAACCCCTGGCGGAATATCTTTCCGGCCAGGGGTTTGCCGTGCGCGAGGCGGAAAGCGCGGCGCAGGCCCGCAGCCTGCTCGAAACCGAGATGCCCGATCTCGTCCTGCTCGACATCATGATGCCGGGCGAGGACGGGCTTTCGCTCTGCCGCCACCTCGTCGAAAGCCGCCAGCTTCCGGTGATCCTGCTCACCGCGAAGGGCGAGGCGATGGACCGCATCGTCGGGCTGGAAATCGGTGCCGACGACTATGTCACCAAGCCGTTCGAGCCGCGCGAACTGGTCGCGCGTATCCGTTCGGTCCTGCGCCGGACAGACCGTTCGGGCCCGGCTCCTGCCGAAGACCTTGTCTATCGGTTCGAAGGCTGGACGCTCGACCCGCTGAAGCGTCGCCTCACCGATCCAGAAGGCACGCTGGTGCCGATCTCCACGGCAGAATTCCGCATGCTACGCGCCTTCTGCGATCATCCCCGGCAGGTGCTCGACCGCGACCAGCTGCTCGACATGGTGCAGGGACGCGAGGCGCATCTGTTCGACCGCGCGGTCGACAACCAGATCAGTCGCCTGCGCCGCAAGATCGAGGCCGACACCCGCAATCCGCAATTCATCCAGACCGTACGCGGCGGCGGCTATCGCCTCGCCGCCGACGTCACGCGGGTGCCCGCATGA
- a CDS encoding sensor histidine kinase translates to MKRFLPKSLLGQLTFALGLTLFIVQGVNGFLAYSIEKDRVETALVNTLSLRLVAASRFADDPLVVNIDPRPTARDAEGRRPPRRPGPNRRRFANTDFRQSDTFDILPVDERRPELEERLAENLRDNGRTFSDIRVVERPVSADPVSQRFLLRFAMRRGLSERDVPKTVAIAGISEGEGWEIVRAPVRDTHQHFGPVYPLLRAAALTLLLSFILWLVLRRLTGPLAQLTRQTERFAASPGQYEPIQPRGPEDVQRLITAHNAMEARIGAMLEEKDVMLGAIGHDLKTPLAALRVRVEGVEDEVARARMVDSIEDITLTLDEILALARVGKSNELPERTDLAALAASVAEEFEDTGEKVTLDASRVVAPVHLTWLKRGLRNLVSNALRYGGNASVWIGKEGDEAILRVEDSGPGIPEDRIAEMLQPFTRGEASRNRSTGGAGLGLTLARAVAEQHGGTLALSNRPEGGLRAEFRLPL, encoded by the coding sequence ATGAAGCGTTTCCTGCCGAAAAGCCTGCTCGGACAGCTCACGTTCGCCCTCGGGCTGACGCTCTTTATCGTGCAGGGCGTGAACGGCTTTCTCGCTTACAGCATCGAGAAGGACCGCGTCGAAACGGCGCTCGTGAACACGCTCAGCCTGCGCCTCGTCGCAGCTTCGCGCTTCGCCGACGATCCGCTGGTCGTAAACATCGACCCGCGCCCCACCGCGCGCGATGCGGAAGGGCGCCGTCCGCCGCGCCGGCCCGGCCCGAACCGCCGCCGCTTCGCCAATACCGATTTCCGGCAGTCGGACACCTTCGACATACTCCCTGTGGACGAGCGCCGTCCCGAACTGGAAGAGCGCCTGGCGGAGAACCTGCGCGACAACGGCCGCACTTTCTCCGACATCAGGGTGGTCGAACGACCGGTCAGCGCCGATCCGGTCTCGCAGCGCTTCCTGCTCAGGTTCGCCATGCGTCGCGGCCTGTCCGAGCGCGATGTACCCAAAACGGTCGCGATTGCGGGCATTTCCGAGGGCGAGGGCTGGGAAATCGTGCGCGCGCCGGTCCGCGATACGCACCAGCACTTCGGACCGGTGTACCCGCTGTTGCGGGCTGCGGCACTCACGCTGCTCCTCTCCTTCATCCTGTGGCTGGTCCTGCGCCGCCTGACGGGACCGCTGGCCCAGCTCACCCGCCAGACCGAAAGGTTCGCCGCATCGCCCGGCCAGTACGAACCGATCCAACCGCGCGGCCCGGAGGACGTGCAACGGCTGATCACCGCGCATAACGCCATGGAAGCGCGCATCGGTGCCATGCTGGAAGAGAAGGACGTCATGCTCGGCGCGATCGGGCACGATCTCAAGACGCCGCTAGCCGCGCTGCGCGTACGGGTCGAGGGTGTCGAGGACGAGGTCGCGCGGGCCCGCATGGTCGACAGCATCGAGGATATCACTCTCACGCTCGATGAAATCCTCGCGCTTGCGCGGGTGGGCAAGTCGAACGAATTGCCCGAGCGCACCGATCTTGCCGCGCTGGCCGCATCGGTGGCCGAGGAGTTCGAGGATACGGGCGAGAAAGTCACGCTCGATGCGTCCCGCGTGGTCGCCCCCGTGCACCTCACCTGGCTCAAGCGCGGCCTCAGGAACCTCGTATCGAATGCGCTGCGCTATGGCGGCAATGCCAGCGTATGGATCGGGAAGGAGGGCGATGAAGCCATCCTGCGGGTCGAAGATAGCGGCCCCGGCATTCCTGAAGACCGCATCGCCGAAATGCTTCAGCCCTTCACGCGCGGAGAGGCAAGCCGCAACCGCTCAACCGGGGGCGCGGGCCTCGGCCTGACGTTGGCACGTGCCGTGGCCGAACAGCATGGCGGGACGCTGGCCCTCTCCAACCGCCCTGAAGGCGGCCTGCGGGCCGAGTTCCGCCTCCCGCTCTAG
- a CDS encoding aminopeptidase P family protein translates to MLMQTHEARLDALRTELDKRGLDGFVIPISDEHMSEYVGSYAQRLHWLTGFGGSAGSAAVLKDKAAMFTDGRYTVQVREQVDSKLYDYEDVPATSPAKWLAENAHKGAKIGYDAWLHGVEWAEDAQKFFAKKGIELVPVDGNPIDAVWADRPQPSRAAAVPHDDKFTGRSSADKRAEIADWLKQEGYDATVITALDSVAWVLNMRGEDVDNTPVALSYVLAHADGTAELFIAPEKVTPELTKHLGNAVRIRDRADFQPALADLSGKTVAVDPKHAVAGIFHALEEGGATVVRDADPAVLPKAIKNPAEQQGHRDAQARDGAAVVKYLRWIEENAPSGEVDELTAAAKLREFRGLSPDMKDTSFDTISAAAGHAALPHYKVDEDSNIPIPPSSIYLCDSGGQYLDGTTDITRTVWVGPGEPTAEMVDRNTRVLKGHIELDLARFPDKTSGGALDALARMHLWQAGVDYGHGTGHGVGSYLSVHEGPQRISKPGGAFPGTETPLQEGMILSNEPGYYKPGEYGIRIENLVLVVDAQIEGSEGKYLTFETLTHVPLDRKLVDKNLLTEREIAWWNEYHAKTRAILAPQLEGEDLVWLERECAPL, encoded by the coding sequence ATGCTTATGCAAACCCATGAAGCCCGTCTCGACGCGCTGCGCACCGAACTGGACAAGCGCGGCCTCGACGGGTTCGTCATCCCGATCTCCGACGAACACATGAGCGAATATGTCGGCTCCTACGCCCAGCGCCTCCACTGGCTGACCGGCTTCGGGGGCAGCGCGGGCAGCGCGGCGGTGCTCAAGGACAAGGCCGCCATGTTCACCGACGGCCGCTACACCGTGCAGGTGCGCGAGCAGGTCGACTCCAAGCTCTACGACTACGAAGACGTGCCGGCGACTTCGCCCGCCAAATGGCTGGCCGAGAATGCGCACAAGGGCGCCAAGATCGGTTACGACGCGTGGCTCCACGGGGTCGAATGGGCAGAGGACGCGCAAAAGTTCTTTGCCAAGAAGGGCATCGAGCTGGTCCCGGTCGATGGCAATCCGATCGATGCCGTCTGGGCCGACCGGCCGCAGCCCTCGCGTGCGGCGGCAGTCCCGCATGACGACAAGTTCACTGGCCGTTCGAGCGCGGACAAGCGTGCCGAGATCGCCGACTGGCTCAAGCAGGAAGGCTATGACGCCACAGTCATCACCGCACTCGATTCGGTTGCATGGGTGCTGAACATGCGCGGCGAAGACGTCGACAATACGCCGGTCGCGCTCTCCTATGTGCTCGCCCATGCCGACGGCACGGCAGAGCTGTTCATCGCGCCCGAAAAGGTGACGCCCGAACTGACCAAGCATCTCGGCAATGCGGTTCGCATCCGTGATCGCGCGGATTTCCAGCCCGCGCTGGCGGACCTCAGCGGCAAGACCGTGGCGGTCGATCCCAAGCATGCCGTGGCGGGCATCTTCCATGCGCTGGAGGAAGGCGGCGCGACCGTGGTGCGCGATGCCGATCCGGCAGTCCTGCCCAAGGCGATCAAGAACCCCGCCGAGCAGCAGGGGCACCGCGATGCGCAGGCTCGAGACGGTGCTGCTGTCGTGAAGTACCTTCGCTGGATCGAGGAAAACGCTCCTTCGGGCGAAGTGGACGAGCTGACGGCAGCCGCCAAGCTGCGCGAATTCCGCGGCCTTAGCCCGGACATGAAGGACACCAGCTTCGACACCATCAGCGCCGCCGCCGGCCATGCCGCGCTGCCGCATTACAAGGTGGATGAAGACAGCAATATCCCGATCCCGCCCTCCAGCATCTACCTGTGCGATTCGGGCGGCCAGTATCTCGACGGCACCACGGACATCACGCGCACCGTCTGGGTCGGCCCGGGCGAGCCGACGGCCGAAATGGTCGACCGCAACACGCGCGTGCTGAAGGGCCATATCGAGCTCGACCTCGCGCGTTTCCCAGACAAGACCAGCGGCGGCGCCCTCGACGCGCTGGCTCGCATGCATCTGTGGCAGGCGGGCGTCGATTACGGCCACGGCACCGGCCATGGCGTCGGCAGCTATCTCTCTGTCCACGAGGGCCCGCAGCGTATCTCGAAGCCCGGCGGCGCTTTCCCCGGCACCGAGACCCCGCTTCAGGAAGGCATGATCCTCTCGAACGAGCCGGGTTATTACAAGCCGGGCGAATACGGCATCCGGATCGAGAACCTCGTGCTGGTCGTCGATGCGCAGATCGAAGGCAGCGAGGGCAAGTACCTCACCTTCGAAACGCTCACCCACGTGCCGCTCGACCGCAAGCTGGTCGACAAGAACCTGCTTACCGAACGCGAGATCGCATGGTGGAACGAGTACCACGCGAAGACCCGCGCGATCCTCGCCCCGCAGCTCGAGGGCGAGGACCTCGTCTGGCTCGAGCGTGAGTGCGCTCCCCTCTGA
- a CDS encoding helicase HerA-like domain-containing protein yields MSTLFLGLGADGEKQHLLLEQANRHGLIAGATGTGKTVTLQGLAESFSANGVPVFVADVKGDLAGISMAGSPQFKHADKLEGRAKELGMDDYAYADNAAVFWDLYGEKGFPIRTTISEMGPLLLARLLDLNETQEGVLNIIFRYADENNLLLLDLGDLQAMLTFAYENSKDLSGVYGNVSKASVGAIQRQLLSFESQGADQFFGEPALEIDDFLSVDEQGRGIINVLAADKLMRSPKLYATFLLWLLAELFETLPEVGDPEKPKLVFFFDEAHLLFDDAPEALEDKVEQVVRLIRSKGVGVYFVTQNPIDIPEKIAGQLGNRVQHALRAFTPRDQRAIKAAAETFRINPELDVEEAITELKVGEALVSTLDEDGAPTVVQRTLIKPPHSRLGPVTEKERKIINSVSDLDGKYNEAVDRESAEEVLAAKAADAAETAKEVEEKGREEVAKRERKSTSLWGMDIGKAGKAAAKAAAGSMTSIAVATVLGKKSRADPVRTGLNAFVRNIVGGLMR; encoded by the coding sequence ATGAGCACTCTTTTCCTCGGTCTTGGAGCCGATGGCGAGAAGCAGCACCTGCTTCTGGAGCAGGCAAACCGCCACGGGCTGATCGCGGGTGCAACGGGCACCGGCAAGACGGTAACGCTGCAAGGACTTGCAGAAAGTTTCTCGGCCAATGGCGTTCCCGTTTTCGTGGCCGACGTGAAGGGCGACCTTGCCGGTATTTCGATGGCCGGATCGCCGCAATTCAAGCATGCGGACAAGCTGGAAGGCCGCGCGAAGGAACTGGGCATGGACGACTATGCCTATGCCGATAACGCCGCGGTTTTCTGGGATCTCTACGGCGAAAAGGGCTTTCCGATCCGCACCACGATCTCGGAAATGGGGCCGTTGCTGCTTGCCCGGCTGCTCGACCTCAACGAAACGCAGGAAGGCGTGCTCAACATCATCTTCCGCTATGCGGACGAGAACAACCTCCTGCTACTCGATCTCGGCGACCTTCAGGCGATGCTGACCTTCGCCTACGAGAATTCCAAGGATTTGTCCGGTGTTTACGGGAATGTTTCCAAGGCCAGTGTCGGCGCGATCCAGCGCCAGCTGCTGAGCTTCGAAAGCCAGGGCGCCGACCAGTTCTTCGGCGAACCTGCGCTGGAGATCGACGATTTCCTTAGCGTCGATGAACAGGGTCGCGGCATCATCAACGTGCTCGCCGCCGACAAGCTGATGCGCAGTCCCAAGCTCTACGCGACCTTCCTGCTCTGGCTGCTCGCCGAACTGTTCGAGACCCTTCCCGAAGTCGGCGATCCCGAAAAACCGAAGCTGGTGTTCTTTTTCGACGAGGCACACCTCCTCTTCGACGATGCGCCCGAAGCGCTGGAGGACAAGGTCGAACAGGTCGTGCGCCTGATCCGTTCCAAGGGCGTCGGCGTCTATTTCGTCACCCAGAACCCGATCGACATTCCCGAAAAGATCGCCGGCCAGCTGGGCAACCGCGTCCAGCACGCCCTGCGCGCCTTCACCCCGCGCGACCAGCGGGCGATCAAGGCAGCGGCCGAGACATTTCGCATCAATCCCGAGCTCGATGTCGAGGAAGCGATCACCGAATTGAAAGTCGGCGAAGCGCTGGTCTCCACGCTCGACGAGGACGGCGCGCCCACCGTGGTGCAGCGCACGCTCATCAAGCCGCCGCACTCGCGCCTCGGACCGGTGACCGAGAAAGAACGCAAGATCATCAACTCGGTCTCCGATCTCGACGGGAAGTATAACGAGGCCGTCGACCGCGAGAGCGCCGAGGAAGTGCTCGCCGCCAAGGCCGCCGATGCTGCCGAGACCGCGAAGGAGGTCGAGGAAAAGGGCCGCGAGGAAGTGGCCAAGCGTGAGCGAAAATCGACCAGTCTCTGGGGCATGGACATCGGCAAGGCAGGCAAGGCTGCGGCCAAGGCGGCTGCGGGGTCGATGACCTCGATCGCGGTCGCGACGGTGCTCGGCAAGAAATCGCGCGCCGATCCGGTCCGCACGGGCCTCAATGCCTTCGTGCGCAATATCGTCGGCGGGTTGATGCGCTAG
- a CDS encoding S9 family peptidase — protein MTEPTSPPTAEKRDYSYTQHGITISDPYNWMKDQSYPTVDDKDVLDHLKAENEWFEARMAPQKALVDELYEEMKARVKEDDSSVPQKDGDWIYWSEFEEGAEYRKYYRKPVAGGEAQLILDENALAEGHEYFRLGAFSVSKNGRYLAYSSDTNGSERFTARIKDLETGELLPDEIPGTLTGLTWVMDDKAIVYGLANEQWRVHDATLHVLGTPISEDVELYRETENDGFRVGAGLSAQEDWLIIAVGDSETSEVRMVRADNPTGEQILVAARKTGREYDVDVRDGTLYIHTNDDHVNFRLATASLDNPGEWTTLIAGSDEFYLSDFELFKDFYVTEGRLRGLDQIQLRSYADPNLVKPIAFTEASFSTGLSNNPEYDTQKLRLAYESMVTPDSVYDYHVGNGELELLKQQEIPSGYDANLYQVERIEIAARDGTMVPVSIVSRKDREAGGPLHLYAYGAYGFAYPPNFSTTRLSLVDRGFAFAIAHIRGGDDLGRNWYLQGKLNERTNTFNDFVDVAKGLIAKGYTQQGKISASGGSAGGELMGVVLNTNPELWGAVVAHVPFVDVLNTMLDKDLPLTPGEWPEWGNPIESKQAFAYILSYSPYDQVVAQDYPPLLVTAGLNDPRVTYWEPMKWVAKLREYKTDENELLLKTNMGAGHGGKSGRFASIYEVAEEYAFILWQMGLTE, from the coding sequence GTGACTGAACCGACCTCGCCGCCGACTGCCGAGAAGCGCGACTATTCCTACACCCAGCACGGGATCACCATTTCCGATCCCTATAACTGGATGAAAGACCAGAGCTATCCGACCGTCGACGACAAGGATGTGCTCGATCACCTGAAGGCCGAGAACGAATGGTTCGAAGCACGCATGGCTCCGCAAAAGGCGCTGGTCGACGAACTCTACGAAGAAATGAAGGCGCGCGTGAAGGAAGACGATTCCTCCGTTCCGCAGAAGGATGGCGACTGGATCTACTGGTCGGAATTCGAGGAAGGCGCCGAGTACCGCAAATATTACCGCAAGCCGGTGGCCGGCGGCGAAGCGCAGCTAATCCTCGACGAGAACGCGTTGGCCGAAGGGCATGAGTATTTCCGCCTCGGCGCCTTCTCCGTGTCGAAGAATGGCCGCTATCTCGCCTATTCGAGCGACACCAACGGTTCGGAACGCTTCACCGCGCGGATCAAGGACCTCGAGACCGGCGAGCTGCTGCCCGACGAAATTCCCGGCACGCTGACCGGCCTCACCTGGGTGATGGACGACAAGGCGATCGTCTACGGTCTCGCCAACGAACAGTGGCGCGTCCACGATGCGACGCTGCATGTTCTCGGCACACCGATTTCCGAAGATGTCGAGCTTTACCGCGAGACCGAGAATGACGGTTTCCGCGTCGGCGCAGGCCTTTCGGCTCAGGAAGACTGGCTGATCATCGCGGTCGGCGACAGCGAGACCAGCGAAGTGCGCATGGTACGCGCCGACAATCCGACCGGCGAACAGATCCTCGTCGCAGCCCGGAAGACCGGCCGCGAATACGATGTCGATGTTCGTGACGGCACGCTCTACATCCATACCAACGACGATCACGTGAATTTCCGCCTCGCCACGGCGAGCCTCGACAATCCCGGCGAGTGGACCACGCTGATCGCCGGATCGGACGAATTCTACCTCTCCGATTTCGAGCTGTTCAAGGATTTCTACGTCACCGAAGGCCGCCTGCGCGGTCTCGACCAGATCCAGCTGCGCAGTTATGCCGATCCGAACCTCGTGAAGCCGATCGCCTTCACCGAAGCGAGCTTCTCGACCGGCCTTTCGAATAATCCGGAATACGACACGCAGAAGCTGCGGCTTGCCTATGAAAGCATGGTTACGCCGGATTCGGTCTATGACTACCATGTCGGAAATGGCGAACTGGAACTGCTCAAGCAGCAGGAAATCCCGAGCGGCTATGACGCGAACCTCTACCAGGTCGAACGTATCGAGATCGCCGCACGCGACGGGACCATGGTCCCCGTCTCGATCGTCAGCCGCAAGGACCGCGAGGCTGGCGGCCCGCTGCATCTCTATGCCTATGGCGCATACGGCTTCGCCTATCCGCCCAACTTCTCCACCACGCGCCTCAGCCTCGTCGATCGCGGTTTCGCCTTTGCCATCGCGCATATCCGCGGCGGCGACGATCTGGGCCGCAACTGGTACCTGCAAGGCAAGCTCAACGAGCGCACCAACACCTTCAACGATTTCGTCGATGTGGCGAAGGGGCTGATCGCCAAGGGTTACACGCAGCAGGGCAAGATCAGCGCGAGCGGCGGTTCGGCCGGCGGCGAGCTCATGGGCGTCGTGCTCAACACCAATCCCGAACTCTGGGGCGCGGTGGTGGCGCATGTGCCTTTTGTCGACGTGCTCAACACGATGCTCGACAAGGATTTGCCGCTCACCCCGGGCGAATGGCCCGAATGGGGCAACCCGATCGAGAGCAAGCAGGCCTTCGCCTATATCCTGTCCTATTCGCCCTACGACCAGGTCGTGGCGCAGGACTATCCGCCGCTTCTGGTGACCGCCGGCCTCAACGATCCGCGCGTGACCTATTGGGAGCCTATGAAGTGGGTCGCCAAGCTGCGCGAATACAAGACCGATGAGAACGAGCTGCTGCTGAAGACCAATATGGGCGCAGGCCACGGCGGCAAGTCGGGCCGCTTCGCCTCGATCTACGAGGTCGCGGAGGAATACGCCTTCATCCTGTGGCAGATGGGCTTGACGGAGTGA
- a CDS encoding sensor domain-containing diguanylate cyclase, translating into MGVNLAMAAPRFLRLILLAFLAMLCAIAPAAYAQEAAQAAKFAPGSICHTSDKAGTTYDSLLADGSRWTCEGAEFDWEAERHFIRHDLTKPAAGAQPPRFAEFDRNEYEKLTVIAIEADGTQSSVSYGFADTQLGSSSLKSIVEFPQSATPPVAIVMVVDKSWWPETLVAAELVAEPSVKAKAGYIHLLAALLCGLFLAPIIFDLGYFRALRQSFPLFHAAFCLMAAIQTAAVSGLLPLIMPISYSAELIVTYFTLDLMILATILFAYKFIEQEFMTRRHKVIMLCAAAGVLVNGAVLTFFPEPFGLWIDRIYFGALCTLLAGYFYVLFSARAAGSRMAPYLILGFAPLTAIVIFQALTVFFVDPVNITEVTFDETWAQNLALLFEVVATALAVADRFISIRRERDRALDAARAMEALTEHDDLTGLLNRRALQSRFDALVEDGFTVMAIIDIDRFKAINDIHGHPVGDAVLRYTGDTLRGGADRNLVAFRIGGEEFLLMLRGKDAAKRAEARRRAISSRTLAEIEGLDSPVTASMGLLDFELLAEQQDVDFGALYSRADQLLYEAKCAGRNRTCSDTVEMFEAEAAAGRSAA; encoded by the coding sequence ATGGGAGTGAATCTCGCCATGGCTGCGCCGCGCTTCTTGCGGCTGATATTGCTCGCTTTTCTGGCGATGCTTTGCGCCATTGCGCCTGCTGCTTATGCGCAGGAAGCCGCCCAGGCAGCGAAATTTGCGCCCGGATCCATCTGCCACACTTCGGACAAGGCCGGGACGACATACGACAGCCTGCTGGCGGACGGCTCGCGCTGGACCTGCGAGGGGGCCGAATTCGACTGGGAAGCCGAACGCCATTTCATCCGCCACGACCTGACCAAGCCCGCAGCCGGTGCGCAGCCTCCGCGCTTCGCCGAGTTCGACCGCAACGAATACGAGAAGCTGACCGTCATCGCCATCGAGGCTGACGGCACGCAGAGCTCGGTCAGCTACGGTTTTGCCGACACCCAGCTGGGTTCCTCCAGCCTGAAATCGATTGTGGAGTTTCCGCAGTCCGCAACGCCGCCGGTGGCCATTGTCATGGTGGTCGACAAGTCGTGGTGGCCCGAAACTCTGGTTGCGGCGGAACTCGTCGCGGAGCCTTCGGTCAAGGCAAAGGCAGGCTACATCCACCTGCTGGCCGCCCTCTTGTGCGGACTGTTCCTTGCGCCGATCATCTTCGATCTCGGTTACTTCAGGGCCCTTCGCCAGTCGTTTCCGCTGTTCCACGCGGCTTTCTGCCTGATGGCGGCAATCCAGACCGCTGCCGTGTCGGGCCTGCTTCCGCTGATCATGCCGATTTCCTATTCGGCCGAACTCATCGTCACCTATTTCACGCTCGACCTGATGATCCTGGCGACGATCCTGTTCGCCTACAAGTTCATCGAGCAGGAATTCATGACCCGCCGCCACAAGGTCATCATGCTGTGTGCTGCGGCAGGTGTGCTCGTCAATGGCGCCGTCCTGACCTTCTTCCCGGAGCCCTTCGGCCTGTGGATCGACCGGATTTACTTCGGGGCGCTGTGCACATTGCTGGCGGGATATTTCTATGTCCTGTTCTCGGCTCGCGCAGCCGGCAGCCGGATGGCTCCCTACCTCATCCTCGGCTTTGCGCCCCTGACCGCGATCGTCATCTTCCAGGCGTTGACAGTCTTCTTCGTCGATCCGGTCAACATCACCGAGGTCACCTTCGACGAGACCTGGGCGCAGAACCTGGCCCTGTTGTTCGAGGTCGTGGCGACTGCGCTGGCGGTGGCTGACCGGTTCATCTCCATCCGCCGCGAACGCGATCGCGCACTCGACGCCGCGCGTGCGATGGAGGCGCTGACCGAGCATGACGACCTGACCGGCCTGCTGAACCGCCGCGCACTGCAGTCGCGGTTCGACGCCTTGGTAGAGGACGGCTTTACGGTCATGGCGATCATCGACATCGACCGGTTCAAGGCGATCAACGACATACACGGGCACCCGGTCGGCGATGCCGTGCTGCGCTATACCGGCGACACGCTGAGGGGCGGGGCCGACCGCAACCTCGTGGCTTTCCGCATCGGTGGCGAGGAATTCCTGCTGATGCTGCGCGGAAAGGATGCAGCCAAGCGGGCGGAGGCGCGTCGCCGCGCAATCAGCTCGCGTACGCTGGCCGAGATCGAAGGCCTCGACAGCCCGGTCACCGCGAGCATGGGCCTGCTCGATTTCGAATTGCTTGCCGAGCAGCAGGACGTCGACTTCGGGGCGCTTTATTCGCGTGCCGACCAGCTGCTGTATGAAGCGAAGTGTGCGGGCCGGAACAGGACTTGCTCGGATACAGTCGAGATGTTCGAGGCCGAGGCGGCCGCAGGGCGCTCGGCAGCCTGA
- a CDS encoding acyl-CoA thioesterase — protein sequence MKHFRQTFTALPEHIDELGHVNNTVWVRWIQDLATAHWSDTARPEDAEQFFWVVTRHEIDYRGNVSEGESVTGETWIEGDPRGATSIRRVDFRNQAGKVIVSAATTWAMLDRESQRLVRVRPEVLAPFR from the coding sequence ATGAAACATTTCCGCCAAACCTTCACCGCGCTTCCAGAGCACATCGACGAGCTGGGGCACGTCAACAACACGGTCTGGGTCCGCTGGATCCAGGACCTGGCTACGGCGCACTGGTCGGACACTGCGCGACCCGAAGATGCCGAACAGTTCTTCTGGGTCGTGACCCGCCACGAAATCGATTACCGGGGCAATGTGTCCGAGGGCGAGAGCGTGACGGGCGAGACCTGGATCGAGGGCGACCCGCGCGGGGCGACCTCGATCCGCCGCGTCGATTTTCGCAATCAGGCGGGCAAGGTGATCGTTTCTGCGGCCACGACCTGGGCCATGCTTGATCGCGAGAGCCAGCGACTGGTCAGGGTGCGGCCCGAAGTTCTCGCACCCTTCCGCTAG
- a CDS encoding VOC family protein — protein sequence MIGYVTVGTNDLERAAKFYDAIAAEMGVGRMMEFETFIAWGEMGGAPGIAATKPFNGEEASVGNGTMVAIEVKNREQVHKLHEIALAHGGTDEGEPGPRGEPDENGMLFYASYFRDPDGNKLNAFLMDKVA from the coding sequence ATGATTGGATATGTTACGGTCGGTACGAACGACCTTGAGCGGGCGGCAAAGTTCTACGATGCCATCGCCGCCGAAATGGGCGTCGGGCGCATGATGGAGTTTGAAACCTTCATCGCCTGGGGCGAAATGGGCGGCGCGCCCGGCATCGCGGCGACCAAACCCTTCAACGGGGAAGAAGCAAGCGTCGGCAATGGCACGATGGTGGCTATCGAGGTGAAGAACCGCGAGCAGGTCCACAAGCTGCATGAAATCGCACTGGCCCACGGCGGCACCGACGAGGGCGAGCCGGGGCCGCGCGGCGAACCGGACGAGAACGGCATGCTCTTCTACGCCTCCTATTTCCGCGATCCGGACGGAAACAAGCTCAACGCCTTCCTGATGGACAAGGTCGCCTGA